The nucleotide sequence TCGCCGAGGAAGCCGATGCGCCGGTGGCCGTGCGCGACGAGGTGCTCGACGGCGCTGCGCATCCCGCCGACGTTGTCGCTGAGGACGGTGTCGCAGCTCGCGCCGCGGACCGGGCGGTCGAGGTGGACGATCGGCGCGCCGGCCCCCTCGGCCTCGGGGTCGGCCACCGGTGTCTCGCCGGCGGGCACGACGACGATGCCGTCGACGCGGCGGGCCAGCAGCGCCCGGATGACCGCCCGCTCGCGGTTCGGGGAGTTCTCGGCCGAGGCGGTGATCAGGTGGTACTGGTGCATCCGGGCCTCGCGCTCGACCCCGGCGGCGATCTGCGAGTAGAAGGGGTTCGCGAGCTCCTCGACCGCGAGACCGATCGTGAAGGTGCGCCCCTCGCGGACGGTCGTCAGCCCGCCCGCGCGACGGAACCCGGTGCGGCGGATGACCTCCCGCACGCGCTCGGCGGTGTCCGGGCGCACGCCGGACTGGTGGTTGACGACCCGCGAGACCGTCTTGACCGACACGTGCGCCTCGGCGGCCACCTCGGCCATCGTGGGGCGCCCCGGTGTCCGGTTGGCCGACATCGCTGTCACCGCGTCATGACACCACACCCCGCCACGACCGGCGCGGCGAGCGGACGGGCCGCCCCACGCGCGCGTCCGTTGTCCGGTCCGATGTCCTGACCGGACAAGCCCGCGGCCCGGGTTGCCGCCACCCCGGCGGCCACGGAGGCTCGCCGCACCGGTGGGCAGCGACGCCCCCTCGACGGCCTCACCTGCCGCGTCGTCGCCGCCCGGGACAGCCGGCACGACGCCCGCCACGGGCGAGCACGGAGGACCCATGGGTGTCATGACGAGGTTCCGCGCGGGGGCCACCGTCCTCGCGGTCGCGGCCGCCACGGTGTCGGGAGCGGTGGTGCCGAGCGCCGCCGCGCCGGCCCCGGGCGACTTCTCGACCTCCTTCGAGGAGGGCCAGCCGCAGCCGGCCGACTCCACCGTCGAGCAGGGGCCGAAGGGACCGCTCCAGCAGAACGTCACGGGGACGGCCTCGACCGACGGCAGCCTGCTCGGGCAGGTCGTCGACGTGACGGCCAGCGCCGAGAACACCCCGAACGAGGCGGCCGCCAGCTTGGCCGACGCCAACCCCGACACCAAGTGGCTGGCCTTCGAGCCCGCCGCGTGGGTCCGCTACGAGCTCGCGAGGCCGGCGACCGTCGTCAAGTGGTCGATGACCTCGGCCAACGACTCCCCCGAGCGCGACCCGAAGGACGTCACCCTCCAGGGCTCGGCCGACGGGACGACCTGGACCGACCTCGACCGCGTCACCGGCCTCGACTTCCCGGAGCGCTTCGCCACCCTCGACTTCGAGGTCGACACCCCGGCGGAGTACCGCTTCTACCGGCTCGACGTGACGGCCAACCACTCCGGTGGCCTCGTCCAGCTCGCCGACTGGGACATCAGCGACGGCTCGACCGGCCCGGGCACCGTCTCGCCGATGGTGACGCGCACCGGCCCCGGCCCGATCTCCGGCTTCAACATCAAGCCGCTCGTCGGCTGGACCGGCGTCACGGCGATGCGCTACTCGGGCGGCCACACCGCGGCCGGCCGCGGCTACGCGTGGAACCGGCTGTTCGACGTCGACGTGCCGGTCGGCCACGCGAGCCGGCTCACGTACAAGATCTTCCCCGACATGGTGAGCGGGGACCTGACCTACCCCTCGACCTACACGTCGGTCGACCTGCGGTTCACCGACGGCACCTTCCTCTCCGACCTGCGGGCCGCCGACACGCACGGCACCGAGGCGAGCCCGAGCGGCCAGGGCCGCGGCAAGATCCTCTACGCCAACCAGTGGAACGCCGTCACGGTCGAGCTCGGGCAGGTCGCCGCC is from Arthrobacter sp. NEB 688 and encodes:
- a CDS encoding LacI family DNA-binding transcriptional regulator codes for the protein MSANRTPGRPTMAEVAAEAHVSVKTVSRVVNHQSGVRPDTAERVREVIRRTGFRRAGGLTTVREGRTFTIGLAVEELANPFYSQIAAGVEREARMHQYHLITASAENSPNRERAVIRALLARRVDGIVVVPAGETPVADPEAEGAGAPIVHLDRPVRGASCDTVLSDNVGGMRSAVEHLVAHGHRRIGFLGDDPEFWTARQRRESFLATHGSLGLPTTPPVAMGPHSAESVRTALGEWASDPEPVTAVITGNNRVTVLTLVALRDLGLDLSLVAYDDFELAELVDPPVTAVHQDPTAMGEKAAQVLFARLLGDESPPRTIVLPTRLVVRGSGRRR